A single Halarcobacter anaerophilus DNA region contains:
- a CDS encoding pirin family protein, producing the protein MLKKINKEQMGKADHGWLKSRFHFSFADYFNANRMNFGVLRVLNDDIIKPNTGFDTHPHSNMEIISYIVKGEISHKDSMENQESLKRGEVQYLSAGDGIFHSEYNLHKSEELRLLQIWIIPPKKGLEKLYGSYRFKEEERKNRLLKIVSSIKDNAKVKIYQDINIYVAEFDKNMKTSFNIEKNRQIYFVQIEGSSRINNIELNFAEALEIVDEEVLEIEALEKSHFLFIEMKKS; encoded by the coding sequence ATGTTAAAAAAAATCAACAAAGAGCAAATGGGTAAAGCAGACCACGGTTGGCTAAAGAGTAGATTCCATTTCTCTTTTGCTGATTATTTCAATGCAAACCGTATGAACTTCGGAGTTTTAAGAGTCTTAAACGATGATATAATCAAACCAAACACCGGCTTTGACACTCATCCCCACTCTAACATGGAAATTATCTCTTATATTGTAAAAGGAGAGATAAGCCATAAAGATTCAATGGAAAATCAAGAGAGTTTAAAAAGAGGAGAAGTTCAATATTTAAGTGCAGGAGACGGAATTTTTCACAGTGAATATAATCTTCATAAAAGCGAAGAGTTAAGACTTCTTCAAATTTGGATAATTCCTCCTAAAAAAGGCTTAGAAAAACTTTACGGCTCTTATCGTTTCAAAGAAGAAGAGAGAAAAAACAGACTTCTAAAAATAGTATCTTCCATAAAAGATAATGCAAAAGTAAAGATTTATCAAGATATAAATATATATGTAGCAGAATTTGATAAAAATATGAAAACATCTTTTAATATAGAAAAAAACAGACAAATATATTTTGTTCAGATTGAAGGTTCAAGTAGAATCAATAATATTGAACTAAATTTTGCGGAAGCTTTAGAGATTGTAGATGAAGAAGTTTTAGAAATTGAAGCTTTAGAAAAATCTCATTTTCTTTTTATTGAGATGAAAAAATCCTAA
- a CDS encoding NAD(P)H-dependent oxidoreductase: protein MVLIFVSSLNENVKLANKIQIQLKENSIESKIVNLVEMNLPMYDTNKEQNDGIPQKALDLGEEMKSAAGYVFVAPEYNFNVPPVLVNMIAWVSRIGDDFRELFSSKIIQLATHSGSNGIDLLNSMRNQFTKLGSIVMPREIITSYTSALREDSSKEILKQFTTFIKDK, encoded by the coding sequence ATGGTATTAATTTTTGTATCAAGCTTAAATGAAAATGTAAAATTAGCAAATAAAATACAAATACAATTAAAAGAAAATAGTATAGAAAGTAAAATAGTAAATTTAGTAGAGATGAACCTTCCTATGTATGATACGAATAAAGAACAAAATGACGGTATTCCCCAAAAAGCTTTAGATTTGGGAGAAGAGATGAAAAGTGCTGCAGGATATGTTTTTGTAGCTCCTGAATATAACTTTAATGTTCCTCCTGTGTTAGTAAATATGATAGCTTGGGTTTCAAGAATAGGAGATGATTTCAGAGAACTGTTCTCTTCTAAAATAATTCAACTGGCAACCCACTCGGGAAGCAACGGAATTGATTTATTAAATTCAATGAGAAATCAGTTTACAAAATTGGGTTCTATTGTTATGCCAAGAGAGATTATAACTTCATATACTTCCGCTTTAAGAGAAGACAGTTCAAAAGAGATTTTAAAACAATTTACAACTTTTATAAAAGATAAATAA
- a CDS encoding DODA-type extradiol aromatic ring-opening family dioxygenase has product MLPSLYISHGSPYLMLMKNETTKFLEELSSKFEKPKFILVISAHWVTNNLKILYKQNPSLIYDFYNFPKELYELTYDAAGSLEMSDKIIELLNSHNIEIEKDMSRNGFDHGVWLPLRFMYPKAEIPVIQLSLPYTNVSDLYNIGNALQGLREDTLIIASGAMTHNLRDISWEEPNEIKRYAKDFRDWMVEKLENGKYRQLLNFSQEAPFVQHNHPTLEHLLPLFIALGSSKSKIGKSLHNVFMYGNQSMDTIIFKE; this is encoded by the coding sequence ATGTTACCGAGTTTATATATTTCACACGGTTCGCCGTATTTGATGTTGATGAAAAATGAAACAACGAAATTTTTAGAAGAGTTATCGTCAAAATTTGAAAAACCTAAATTCATCTTGGTAATATCAGCCCATTGGGTAACAAATAATTTAAAAATTTTATATAAACAAAACCCTTCATTGATTTATGATTTCTATAATTTTCCAAAAGAGTTATATGAACTAACTTATGATGCCGCCGGAAGTTTAGAAATGAGTGACAAAATAATAGAATTGTTAAACTCACATAATATTGAGATTGAAAAGGATATGAGTAGAAACGGGTTTGACCATGGTGTATGGCTACCTCTTAGATTTATGTATCCAAAAGCAGAGATACCTGTTATTCAACTTTCTCTGCCATATACAAACGTATCCGACTTATATAATATCGGCAACGCTTTGCAAGGTTTAAGAGAAGATACTCTTATTATTGCAAGCGGAGCCATGACTCATAATCTAAGAGATATATCATGGGAAGAGCCAAATGAGATAAAAAGATATGCAAAAGATTTTAGAGATTGGATGGTTGAAAAATTAGAAAACGGTAAATACCGACAACTTTTAAACTTCAGTCAAGAAGCTCCTTTTGTGCAACACAACCATCCGACTCTTGAACATTTATTACCTCTTTTTATAGCCTTGGGAAGCTCAAAATCAAAAATCGGCAAAAGTTTACATAATGTTTTTATGTATGGAAATCAATCAATGGATACAATAATATTTAAGGAGTAA
- a CDS encoding YceI family protein has translation MKLIKIGVASLIAASALYAGTYNVDASHSNVGFKVKHLMISNVRGNFDNFKGSFVYDEKSGKIESVDGTVVVDSINTDNVKRDGHLKSADFFDEKKYPNITFKVNKIENNKAYGKFTIKGVTKDVVFDIEKTGAVTDPWGNKRVGLEIEGEINRKDYGLNWNKALEAGGVVVGEEVKINVELEGILAK, from the coding sequence ATGAAATTAATCAAAATAGGTGTAGCTTCACTTATAGCAGCAAGTGCACTTTACGCAGGAACGTATAATGTAGATGCAAGTCATTCAAATGTCGGATTTAAAGTAAAACATTTAATGATCTCAAATGTTAGAGGAAACTTTGACAATTTTAAAGGCTCTTTTGTTTATGACGAAAAAAGCGGAAAAATCGAATCGGTAGACGGTACAGTCGTTGTTGATTCAATTAATACAGACAATGTAAAAAGGGACGGTCACTTAAAATCGGCAGATTTTTTTGATGAAAAGAAATATCCTAATATCACTTTTAAAGTTAATAAAATAGAAAACAACAAAGCTTACGGTAAATTCACTATAAAAGGTGTTACAAAAGATGTTGTTTTTGATATTGAAAAAACAGGTGCAGTTACCGATCCTTGGGGAAATAAAAGAGTAGGTTTGGAAATTGAAGGTGAAATTAACAGAAAAGATTACGGACTTAACTGGAATAAAGCTCTTGAAGCAGGCGGTGTAGTAGTAGGTGAAGAAGTAAAAATCAATGTTGAACTAGAAGGTATTCTAGCGAAATAA
- a CDS encoding MarR family winged helix-turn-helix transcriptional regulator produces the protein MNRKSLISYGRKTDKAMKTWVQISKTYNRFFTQELKYFSEHDLTFIQFKVLEVLYHRGDLTIGAITKLTLSTPGNITVVVKNLKRDGWITSIVNPDDKRANILSITQKGKDKMQSLFPQHAKNIHDYMDILDEEEIDTLYTLLRKVYKT, from the coding sequence ATGAACAGAAAAAGTCTGATTAGTTACGGTAGAAAAACCGATAAAGCAATGAAAACTTGGGTACAAATTTCAAAAACCTATAATCGTTTCTTTACACAAGAACTTAAATATTTTTCTGAACATGATTTAACTTTTATTCAATTTAAAGTTTTGGAAGTTCTTTACCACAGAGGAGATTTAACAATCGGTGCAATTACTAAATTAACCCTTAGTACTCCCGGGAATATTACTGTTGTGGTAAAAAATTTAAAAAGAGACGGGTGGATTACTTCTATTGTTAATCCGGACGATAAAAGAGCAAATATTCTTTCAATTACGCAAAAAGGAAAAGATAAAATGCAATCACTTTTCCCTCAACACGCAAAAAATATCCATGATTATATGGATATATTAGATGAAGAAGAAATTGATACTCTTTATACTTTGTTGAGAAAAGTTTATAAAACATAA
- a CDS encoding pyridoxal-phosphate-dependent aminotransferase family protein — protein MLLTPGPTPVPEFVRKAMADVTIHHRTPEFEKIFEETRELLFELYGMDEVVMLASSGSGAMEACVTNLTHKKALTINSGKFGDRFGKICKAFDIEYSEIKNEWNTPVDVDAVVDIVKNDKDIDAIFIQLCESAGGLRHPVEQMAKAVKEINPDITIVADGITAIGVEKIDTTNLDAVITGSQKALMLPPGLAIIGLSNKAVEKIEKNPKGFYFNLATEIKKQKTNTTAWTAATTLIIGLKEVLAYIKANGGFEELYKQTAIRANATRESLKAIGCEIYPKVPADAMTTIYTEHAPEIRKILKTKYDVNIAGGQDHIKSLIFRINHMGLVENFEAAWVVNAIELAMDELNLRTFDGTANKVFLENMFKGN, from the coding sequence ATGCTATTAACACCAGGACCAACTCCTGTACCAGAATTTGTTAGAAAAGCTATGGCGGATGTTACCATTCATCATAGAACACCAGAGTTTGAAAAAATATTTGAAGAAACAAGAGAATTATTATTTGAATTATATGGCATGGATGAAGTAGTTATGCTCGCTTCTAGCGGCTCAGGAGCAATGGAAGCTTGCGTTACTAATCTAACGCATAAAAAAGCACTAACAATAAATTCGGGAAAATTTGGTGATAGATTTGGAAAAATTTGCAAAGCTTTTGATATAGAATATAGTGAAATCAAAAATGAGTGGAATACTCCTGTAGACGTAGATGCAGTTGTGGATATTGTTAAAAATGATAAAGATATCGATGCAATATTTATTCAATTGTGCGAAAGTGCAGGTGGATTACGTCATCCGGTTGAACAAATGGCAAAAGCTGTAAAAGAGATTAATCCAGATATTACAATTGTTGCAGACGGTATTACTGCAATTGGAGTTGAAAAAATCGATACGACAAATTTAGATGCAGTAATTACGGGGAGTCAAAAAGCTTTAATGCTTCCTCCGGGACTTGCAATTATCGGATTATCAAATAAAGCTGTTGAAAAAATAGAAAAAAACCCGAAAGGTTTCTATTTTAATCTTGCAACTGAAATAAAAAAACAAAAAACAAATACTACTGCTTGGACAGCTGCAACGACACTTATTATAGGATTAAAAGAGGTTTTAGCTTATATAAAAGCTAATGGTGGATTTGAAGAACTTTATAAGCAGACGGCAATAAGAGCAAATGCTACAAGAGAGTCGTTAAAAGCTATTGGATGTGAAATTTATCCAAAAGTTCCTGCAGATGCGATGACGACTATATATACGGAGCATGCACCTGAAATTAGAAAAATATTAAAAACTAAATATGATGTAAATATTGCAGGTGGACAAGATCATATTAAAAGTTTGATTTTTAGAATAAATCATATGGGATTGGTTGAAAACTTTGAAGCCGCTTGGGTTGTAAATGCAATTGAATTGGCTATGGATGAATTGAATCTAAGAACATTTGACGGAACTGCAAACAAAGTTTTTCTTGAAAATATGTTTAAAGGTAATTAA
- a CDS encoding ATP phosphoribosyltransferase regulatory subunit has product MIFEHEIPKGSRLYFGKAAKAKRELEYKISTLLDSRGFEEIVTPNFSYSQHQAIANERKLIKFSDEKNEQVSLRADSTLDVVRIITKRLGRATDHKKWFYIQPIFSYPSTEDYQIGCEWICHDNIVDILNLTGDVLVALNINPILQLSNINIPKLVSKELDIDIQLFKNGEIAKLLSLDIQWLNELVKVKNIEDLENSIKLVPQSIKVELEKLLKTAKEVSYKNLVIAPLYHGSLKYYDDVYYRVIQDNYVLCKGGKYSSEGISSLGFALYTDSLLKILED; this is encoded by the coding sequence ATGATATTTGAACACGAAATACCAAAGGGTAGTCGCTTATATTTCGGTAAAGCTGCAAAAGCAAAAAGAGAGCTTGAATATAAAATCAGCACTCTTTTAGATAGCAGAGGTTTTGAGGAGATAGTTACACCTAACTTCTCTTACTCTCAACACCAAGCTATTGCAAATGAGAGAAAACTTATTAAATTTTCAGATGAAAAAAATGAGCAAGTATCTTTAAGAGCAGACTCTACTTTAGATGTGGTAAGGATTATTACAAAAAGATTAGGAAGAGCAACGGATCATAAAAAATGGTTTTATATTCAGCCTATTTTCTCTTATCCTTCAACAGAAGATTACCAAATTGGTTGTGAGTGGATTTGTCATGATAATATTGTGGATATTTTAAATTTAACAGGAGATGTATTAGTAGCACTAAATATAAATCCTATTTTACAGCTTTCAAATATAAATATCCCGAAACTCGTCTCAAAAGAGTTAGATATTGATATCCAACTTTTTAAAAACGGTGAAATTGCGAAACTTTTAAGTTTAGATATACAGTGGCTAAATGAGCTTGTAAAAGTAAAAAATATTGAAGATTTAGAAAATAGTATAAAATTAGTTCCGCAAAGTATAAAAGTTGAATTAGAAAAACTTTTGAAAACGGCAAAAGAGGTTTCATACAAAAACTTGGTAATAGCACCTCTTTATCATGGAAGTTTAAAATATTATGATGATGTATATTACAGAGTAATTCAAGACAATTATGTATTATGCAAAGGCGGAAAATATAGTTCTGAGGGAATCAGCTCTTTAGGTTTTGCATTATACACAGATAGTTTATTAAAAATTTTAGAGGATTAG
- a CDS encoding adenylosuccinate synthase, translating into MSADLIVGIQWGDEGKGKMVDMLAQNYDMVCRSQGGHNAGHTIWVDGVKYALQLVPSGILNPKAVNIIGNGVVLSPEAIIKEMKQFENLEGRLFISDKAHLNLPYHAQIDQAKERLKGDKAIGTTGKGIGPTYAEKISRTGFRVGELLNPKKLCKGILEYFKQNRAIFDVLEIETPSEDELLALLEDYKEKLEPFITNTTNMVWKALDENKKILLEGAQGTLLDIDHGTYPYVTSSSTVSAGACSGLGINPKDIGVVTGIVKAYTTRVGNGPFPSEDFTEDGEKIARIGKEFGTVTGRKRRCGWFDAVAVKYASRLNGCDQLALMKLDVLDGFEKIKICVAYELEGKRIDYMPSNLEDAKPVYEEIAGWDSVVGCRDFDSLPENTKKYINRIEELTGVKVGIVSTSPEREDTIIRG; encoded by the coding sequence ATGAGCGCAGATTTAATCGTTGGTATTCAATGGGGAGATGAAGGAAAAGGTAAGATGGTAGATATGCTTGCCCAAAATTATGATATGGTTTGTAGAAGCCAAGGCGGGCACAATGCAGGACATACGATTTGGGTTGACGGCGTAAAATATGCTCTTCAACTTGTCCCTTCTGGTATTTTAAATCCAAAAGCAGTAAATATTATCGGTAACGGAGTAGTACTTTCTCCTGAAGCAATTATTAAAGAGATGAAGCAGTTTGAAAATTTGGAAGGAAGACTTTTTATTTCCGACAAAGCACATTTAAACTTGCCCTATCATGCTCAAATAGATCAGGCAAAAGAGAGATTAAAAGGTGACAAAGCTATCGGAACTACAGGAAAAGGTATCGGTCCTACGTATGCGGAAAAAATCAGCAGAACAGGTTTTAGAGTAGGTGAACTTTTAAATCCTAAAAAACTTTGCAAAGGTATTTTGGAGTATTTTAAACAAAACAGAGCGATTTTCGATGTTTTAGAAATTGAAACACCAAGTGAAGATGAACTGCTTGCTTTATTAGAAGATTATAAAGAAAAATTAGAGCCTTTTATTACAAATACCACTAATATGGTTTGGAAAGCTCTTGATGAAAATAAAAAAATCCTTTTAGAAGGGGCTCAAGGAACTTTGCTTGATATTGATCATGGAACGTACCCTTATGTAACATCTTCAAGTACGGTTAGTGCAGGAGCTTGTTCTGGGCTGGGAATTAATCCTAAAGATATCGGAGTGGTTACGGGAATTGTAAAAGCTTATACTACAAGAGTCGGGAACGGACCTTTCCCTTCTGAAGATTTTACGGAAGACGGAGAAAAAATTGCCAGAATCGGTAAAGAGTTTGGAACCGTAACTGGAAGAAAAAGAAGATGCGGTTGGTTCGATGCTGTTGCGGTAAAATATGCAAGCAGACTTAACGGTTGCGATCAATTAGCTTTAATGAAACTTGATGTTTTAGACGGCTTTGAAAAAATCAAAATTTGTGTTGCATATGAACTTGAGGGGAAAAGAATTGATTATATGCCTTCAAATTTAGAAGATGCGAAACCCGTTTATGAAGAGATTGCAGGATGGGATAGTGTAGTAGGTTGTAGAGATTTTGATTCACTTCCTGAAAATACAAAAAAATATATAAATAGAATTGAAGAATTAACTGGTGTTAAAGTTGGTATCGTTTCAACATCGCCAGAGAGAGAAGATACAATAATTAGAGGATAG
- a CDS encoding DUF507 family protein, whose protein sequence is MRMKLHHTPYIARRISRDLVNCKFVEIRKTKDEITDEIEKILDADIEKEFELDEKVAEILEQQEDNIEFYNADYRQLFWLTKKRLANDFGVILNNEDRFSDMAHKILDFLWEEDYIHYTCTDNQIKNIIFSSIDEFLKGFEKADDVVMEKIKHYKRKLIPGTEEYDVVYHRLYEEELIKRGLM, encoded by the coding sequence ATGAGAATGAAATTACATCATACGCCTTATATTGCAAGAAGAATTTCAAGAGATTTGGTAAATTGCAAATTTGTAGAGATTAGAAAAACAAAAGATGAAATTACTGATGAAATTGAAAAAATTTTAGACGCAGATATTGAAAAAGAGTTTGAGTTAGATGAAAAAGTTGCTGAAATCTTGGAGCAACAAGAGGATAATATAGAGTTTTATAACGCTGATTACAGACAACTTTTTTGGTTAACAAAAAAAAGGTTGGCTAATGATTTTGGTGTAATTTTAAACAATGAAGATAGATTTTCCGATATGGCTCATAAAATATTGGATTTCTTATGGGAAGAGGATTATATTCATTATACTTGTACGGATAATCAAATAAAAAATATAATATTCTCTTCTATTGATGAGTTTTTAAAAGGTTTTGAAAAAGCCGATGATGTTGTAATGGAAAAAATAAAACATTACAAAAGAAAACTTATTCCCGGTACGGAAGAGTATGATGTGGTTTATCATAGACTTTATGAAGAAGAACTAATTAAACGAGGGTTGATGTAA
- the carA gene encoding glutamine-hydrolyzing carbamoyl-phosphate synthase small subunit, whose translation MQKVWIYIENGTFLEADSFGATGTAVGEIVFNTSMTGYQEIITDPSYAGQFVTFTMPEIGNVGVNEDDMESFLAHCKGVLVRSYHHEYSNFRAQGDLDSLLKEHNVLGICNIDTRYLTKMLRDEGAMMMIASTEISDKEELAKTLKQSPRIEDINYIKEVTTKEPYIHKYGTWNHEKLRYNKAVMSDKKIVAIDYGIKRNILNELVESGLEVEVVPATFKAEDLIAKFEAAEIGGIFLSNGPGDPLTLTEEKQELQKLIDKNIPIFAICLGHQMLSIAHGYDTYKLKFGQHGGNHPVANLQTSVVEITAQNHNYNVPDNIIEIAEVTHKNLFDNTIEGVKYKNKEIFSVQHHPEASPGPHESKYIFKQFAEIVK comes from the coding sequence ATGCAGAAAGTATGGATTTATATAGAAAACGGTACATTTTTAGAAGCTGATTCTTTTGGTGCAACAGGTACGGCTGTTGGAGAAATTGTTTTTAATACTTCAATGACGGGATACCAAGAAATAATTACAGATCCAAGTTATGCAGGTCAATTTGTAACTTTTACAATGCCTGAAATTGGAAATGTCGGAGTAAATGAAGATGATATGGAGAGCTTCCTTGCACACTGTAAAGGAGTATTAGTTAGAAGTTATCATCATGAATATTCAAATTTTAGAGCACAAGGTGATTTAGACTCTCTTTTAAAAGAGCATAATGTCCTTGGAATTTGTAATATTGATACAAGATATTTAACAAAAATGCTAAGAGATGAAGGAGCTATGATGATGATAGCTTCAACCGAAATCTCAGACAAAGAAGAACTTGCAAAAACTCTTAAACAAAGTCCTAGAATAGAAGATATAAACTATATTAAAGAAGTAACTACAAAAGAGCCGTATATTCATAAATACGGTACATGGAATCATGAAAAACTAAGATATAACAAAGCTGTGATGAGTGATAAAAAAATTGTTGCTATTGATTATGGTATAAAAAGAAATATCTTAAATGAGTTAGTTGAATCAGGCTTAGAGGTGGAAGTAGTACCTGCAACTTTCAAAGCTGAGGATTTAATTGCAAAATTTGAAGCGGCAGAAATAGGCGGTATTTTCCTATCAAACGGACCTGGTGATCCTTTAACTTTAACTGAAGAAAAACAAGAACTACAAAAATTAATTGATAAAAACATTCCTATTTTTGCAATTTGTTTAGGACATCAAATGTTGTCAATTGCTCACGGATATGATACGTATAAACTTAAATTCGGGCAACACGGAGGAAATCACCCTGTTGCAAATTTACAAACTAGCGTAGTTGAAATTACGGCACAAAATCATAACTATAATGTACCTGATAATATTATTGAGATTGCGGAAGTAACACACAAAAATCTTTTTGATAATACAATTGAAGGTGTTAAATATAAAAATAAAGAGATTTTCTCTGTACAACATCACCCGGAAGCTAGTCCCGGACCTCATGAATCAAAATATATTTTTAAACAGTTCGCAGAAATAGTGAAATAA
- a CDS encoding phosphatidylglycerophosphatase A family protein — MRKLFLTLFYSGLSPKAPGTVGSFVALILGMLLIKYIPHSTLFLLAFLISVIAAKQIDIYEKEVGEHDSKEIVIDELAGMWIALSICGINEQNFYILSILAFLSFRLFDIWKPSIIGKIDKDVKGGWGVMGDDIVAGIAGGILASAVYQLLTRFVF; from the coding sequence ATGAGAAAACTATTTTTAACACTGTTTTACAGCGGTTTAAGTCCAAAAGCACCGGGAACTGTAGGTTCTTTTGTTGCTTTAATTTTAGGCATGCTTCTTATAAAATATATTCCCCATTCTACACTTTTTCTGCTTGCTTTTCTAATCTCCGTGATTGCGGCAAAACAGATAGATATTTACGAAAAAGAGGTTGGCGAGCATGATAGTAAAGAGATTGTAATAGATGAACTTGCAGGTATGTGGATAGCTCTTTCTATATGTGGAATAAATGAACAAAATTTTTATATTTTATCTATTTTAGCTTTTCTCTCTTTTCGACTTTTTGATATTTGGAAACCTTCAATTATCGGAAAAATTGATAAAGATGTAAAAGGCGGTTGGGGTGTAATGGGTGATGATATTGTCGCTGGAATTGCCGGAGGAATCCTTGCCTCGGCTGTTTACCAACTGCTTACAAGATTTGTATTTTAA
- a CDS encoding DNA-binding transcriptional response regulator — protein sequence MNILIIESEIYLAQKVVSRLLDDGHNCDFVESPNIDNLTKDYDIILLSTSLPAPLCKTIIRRYNDSIILLLVSYISDETVTDPIKEGAKDYIMKPFIMDELLRKIYHYRECRSLRKELETLREYLNFQFANVDTSGSVLPTSFPILIETNSQISADKLAFELCRKLDYQMKFISLNSENWQKLVNERFNGILYLTDYHTLKKSAKENLNRMIEEKKVILVSLEAEDDFPYSKVNFHKDDELMFTNSIMTINDYVKMMVLSYQSKYPDTELSKKLGISRKSLWEKRKKLGIEKKK from the coding sequence ATGAATATATTAATAATTGAAAGCGAGATCTATTTAGCACAAAAAGTAGTTTCAAGACTGCTTGATGATGGACATAATTGTGATTTTGTCGAGTCTCCGAATATTGACAACTTGACGAAGGATTATGATATTATTTTATTGTCTACCTCTCTTCCTGCTCCTCTTTGTAAAACTATTATCAGAAGATACAATGATTCAATTATTCTTTTACTTGTATCTTATATTTCAGATGAGACAGTAACAGATCCAATCAAAGAGGGTGCAAAAGATTATATTATGAAACCTTTTATTATGGATGAGCTGCTTAGAAAAATATATCACTACAGAGAGTGCAGATCTTTAAGAAAAGAGTTAGAAACATTAAGAGAATATCTAAATTTTCAATTTGCAAATGTGGATACCTCAGGTTCTGTTTTACCTACTAGTTTTCCTATTCTTATTGAGACTAATTCACAAATTAGTGCCGATAAATTGGCTTTTGAGCTTTGCAGGAAACTTGACTATCAAATGAAATTTATCTCTTTAAACAGTGAAAACTGGCAAAAACTCGTAAATGAAAGATTCAACGGTATTTTATATTTAACGGATTATCACACTTTGAAAAAAAGTGCAAAAGAGAACCTAAATAGAATGATTGAAGAGAAAAAAGTTATTTTGGTCTCTTTAGAAGCAGAAGATGATTTTCCTTATTCAAAAGTTAATTTTCACAAAGATGACGAACTTATGTTTACAAATAGCATAATGACTATAAATGATTACGTAAAAATGATGGTTTTATCTTACCAGTCAAAATATCCCGATACTGAACTTAGCAAAAAACTTGGAATTTCAAGAAAATCATTATGGGAAAAAAGAAAAAAATTAGGTATAGAGAAAAAGAAATAA
- a CDS encoding bifunctional 2-C-methyl-D-erythritol 4-phosphate cytidylyltransferase/2-C-methyl-D-erythritol 2,4-cyclodiphosphate synthase, producing MSEITLIVLCAGNSSRFDLTAKKQWLRIDNSPLWLFVTNRIKNFSDFKKIIIASHKDELNYMKNFSDDFIFVEGGDTRQESMKNALKEVSTEYVMVTDVARACIPKEVIENLISSKNEADCIVPVLNVSDTVTFKSETINRDEVKLIQTPQLSKTTVLKKALETKEEFTDDSSAIKSISGSIKFVQGALQSKKITFEDDINDIPCLKEPSKNFFTGTGFDIHPFEDNKPMYLGGVNIDVPYGFKAHSDGDVLIHSLIDALLGAAGAGDIGEFFPDTDLEYKNIDSKILLKKIVEFIYNVGYEIVNVDLTIIAQKPKINPYKNAIKTTITELLNIEKQFVNIKATTAEKLGFIGRAEGVAVQSIATLKYYNWKRK from the coding sequence GTGTCAGAGATTACATTAATAGTTTTATGTGCCGGTAATTCTTCTAGATTCGATCTCACAGCAAAAAAACAGTGGTTACGAATAGATAATTCACCATTGTGGTTATTTGTTACAAATAGGATTAAAAACTTTTCAGATTTCAAAAAAATAATTATCGCATCTCATAAAGATGAGCTAAATTATATGAAAAACTTTTCTGATGATTTTATTTTTGTCGAAGGTGGAGATACAAGACAAGAATCAATGAAAAATGCCTTAAAAGAAGTATCAACAGAATATGTAATGGTAACTGATGTGGCACGAGCTTGTATACCAAAAGAAGTAATAGAAAATTTAATCTCCTCAAAAAATGAGGCAGATTGTATAGTTCCTGTTTTAAATGTCAGTGATACGGTGACATTTAAAAGTGAGACTATAAACAGAGATGAAGTAAAATTGATTCAAACTCCTCAACTCTCAAAAACTACGGTTTTAAAAAAAGCTTTAGAGACAAAAGAGGAGTTCACCGATGACAGTTCTGCTATAAAAAGTATAAGTGGAAGTATTAAATTTGTCCAAGGTGCTTTACAAAGTAAAAAAATTACTTTTGAAGATGATATCAATGATATACCTTGTCTAAAAGAACCTTCGAAAAACTTTTTTACAGGAACAGGGTTTGATATTCATCCTTTTGAAGATAATAAACCAATGTATCTTGGCGGAGTTAATATTGATGTACCTTATGGATTTAAAGCACATAGTGACGGTGATGTTTTAATTCATTCATTAATTGATGCTCTTTTAGGTGCCGCAGGTGCAGGTGATATCGGAGAATTTTTCCCAGATACCGATTTAGAGTATAAAAATATTGATTCAAAAATATTACTAAAAAAGATTGTTGAATTTATTTACAATGTAGGATATGAGATTGTAAATGTAGATTTAACGATAATTGCACAAAAACCTAAAATAAACCCTTATAAAAATGCTATAAAAACTACAATTACGGAACTTCTAAATATTGAAAAACAGTTTGTCAATATAAAAGCTACTACAGCAGAGAAACTTGGATTTATAGGAAGAGCTGAAGGAGTAGCGGTACAAAGTATAGCAACACTTAAATACTATAATTGGAAAAGAAAATGA